In Limosilactobacillus sp. WILCCON 0051, a single window of DNA contains:
- the tnpA gene encoding IS200/IS605 family transposase: MAKEKIQDAIYTRRYIYNFHYHLIWVTKYRHQTFSTKELVDEMKDILRMVAKDNEIVIEKMEVMPDHVHVLISFPPSKAPTSAIKALKGRSAFIFLKRHPEIRQSQYWGGHLWSPSYYMSTLGNMSKDVVENYINNQKYNALQKKKCPNGR; encoded by the coding sequence ATGGCAAAAGAAAAGATTCAAGACGCTATTTATACTCGCCGTTATATCTATAATTTCCATTACCATTTAATCTGGGTAACTAAGTATCGCCACCAGACTTTTTCAACTAAGGAACTGGTAGACGAAATGAAAGACATATTGCGAATGGTTGCAAAAGATAACGAAATTGTAATCGAAAAGATGGAAGTAATGCCAGATCATGTTCATGTACTGATCAGTTTTCCACCTAGCAAGGCTCCAACCAGCGCTATCAAAGCACTAAAGGGACGTAGTGCATTCATCTTTCTCAAACGACATCCAGAAATTCGACAATCACAATATTGGGGTGGTCATTTATGGTCTCCTAGCTACTATATGAGTACGCTTGGTAATATGAGTAAAGATGTAGTAGAAAACTATATCAACAATCAAAAATATAATGCACTCCAAAAGAAAAAGTGTCCAAATGGACGTTGA
- a CDS encoding transposase has product MKSMAQLEYHYGLRVRIYPSDYQKQIIKVNSDASRFVYNEMVAIGKELWQLKRVKLSIDTVQDRIQQLKLRQNAKQMSNHFQFLEDKRIDSLAKANAIQNYHKAWNAFRKVHEAGVPKFHRKSYAWRYQTNCQYPKQKTARLDNGTVCFEDRKHIVVPKLGRLRIKGAQQRLLDRQGETRIGTVTISKDAADRFFLSLQLGSDTPFVPKLSRTNRQIGIDLNTENFLTASDGRTIANPRYYRTIKGKLAKAQRTLSRRQRRAKKEQRSLRESKNYQKQRLLVAKIHARVFDRRHDFLQRTSTALIKNQDLVVAEELRSKNLLKNHALAMSISDVGWRSFLGMLSYKADLYDRRFITVSPKNTTQTCHDCGFVMGSDGTEKLTLADREWICPKCHVHHIRDYNAALNILEKGLQKQQKA; this is encoded by the coding sequence ATGAAGTCAATGGCACAATTGGAATACCATTATGGATTGAGGGTTCGCATCTATCCGAGTGATTACCAGAAACAAATAATCAAGGTTAACAGCGATGCCAGTCGTTTCGTCTATAATGAGATGGTTGCGATCGGTAAAGAGCTCTGGCAATTAAAACGAGTAAAACTGTCGATTGATACGGTTCAAGATCGGATCCAACAGCTAAAGCTTCGTCAAAACGCTAAGCAGATGTCAAATCATTTCCAGTTTTTAGAAGATAAGCGTATTGACAGTCTTGCTAAGGCTAATGCAATTCAAAACTATCACAAGGCTTGGAACGCTTTTCGCAAGGTTCATGAAGCCGGTGTGCCAAAATTTCATCGTAAAAGCTATGCCTGGCGATACCAGACCAACTGTCAATATCCAAAACAAAAGACGGCCCGGCTAGACAACGGTACCGTCTGCTTTGAAGACCGCAAACATATTGTGGTGCCTAAACTAGGACGTTTGCGGATCAAAGGCGCTCAGCAGCGACTATTGGATCGTCAAGGCGAAACACGCATTGGTACGGTGACCATTTCCAAAGATGCTGCCGATCGATTCTTTTTGTCGCTGCAATTAGGTTCCGATACACCGTTTGTTCCTAAGCTTAGCCGCACTAATCGGCAAATTGGCATTGACCTAAACACAGAAAACTTTCTGACTGCCAGTGATGGTCGAACCATCGCTAACCCACGCTACTATCGAACAATCAAGGGAAAATTAGCTAAAGCACAGCGCACTCTTTCACGCCGCCAGCGCCGGGCTAAAAAAGAGCAGCGTTCTTTGCGAGAAAGCAAAAACTACCAGAAGCAGCGTTTGTTAGTCGCTAAGATACATGCACGAGTATTTGACCGCCGCCATGATTTTCTCCAACGCACGTCTACAGCACTGATCAAGAACCAAGATCTCGTTGTAGCCGAAGAATTGAGGAGTAAGAATCTGCTAAAAAATCATGCCTTGGCAATGAGCATCAGTGATGTTGGCTGGCGGTCTTTCTTGGGGATGTTGTCATACAAAGCCGACCTTTATGACCGTCGATTTATCACGGTCAGCCCTAAAAACACGACCCAAACCTGTCATGACTGTGGTTTTGTAATGGGGAGTGACGGAACCGAAAAGCTGACCCTGGCAGATCGTGAATGGATATGTCCAAAGTGCCATGTTCATCATATCCGCGATTACAATGCAGCACTGAATATTTTAGAAAAAGGACTCCAGAAACAACAAAAAGCCTAG